The genomic window TTACCGGACAGCCGGAAAACCCGGTGTCGAAACACTCCCCACGCCAACCCCATGCCGAGCAGGATGGCAAACATGGTCAACGCCGGCGCCACGATCAGCTCGGCGTTCAGTTCCACCCGCACCACGGTGTGAAACGCCAGGGCGGGGTAAAACACATACATCACCAGTGCGCCGATCGCGCGCCGGGCAGCAACCGCATCCACGCCGCCGGGACGCAGGCGCCGCCAGATATAGCCCAGACCCATAATGGTGCCCACCGGCAGCAGGGCTTGTTGCAACACGGGGGCGAGGCTGGACACGGCAGCTCCATGACGACTGATGGCCGCAGTACCGGTTTCGCTTGCGCAGCAGCCCGGAGCAACGACGGTGCGGTATGGTAAGCGCCAAGTCCCACTTTGCCCGGATGCCATGCAAGCGATACTCGCCGAACCGCGCGGCTTTTGTGCCGGCGTCGTGCGCGCCATCGACATCGTCGAACGCGCTCTCGAACTTTACGGACCACCGGTCTACGTGCTGCACGAGATCGTCCACAACCCGCACGTGGTGGATGGCTTGCGCGCGCGCGGAGCCATATTCGTCGAAACGGTGGACGAGATTCCGCCCGGCGCGCGCGCTATCTTCAGCGCTCATGGCGTGGCGGACAGCGTGGTCGCGGCAGCCGCCGAGCGCGGTCTGCGCAGCATCGACGCCACCTGTCCCCTGGTCACCCGGGTCCATGGTCGCGCCCAGCGCTACGCCAATCAGGATTACGACGTGGTGATCGTCGGCCACGTTGGCCATCCTGAAGTGGAAGGCACGCGCGGCAGCGTGAACGGCCGCGTGCATGTGGTCGGAGAACCGCAGGAGGTGGCCGGACTGGTGGTCAAGGACCCGGCGCGGGTGGCTTACGTGACGCAGACGACCCTGTCGCTGGATGACACGCGCGAGGTGATCGACGCCCTGAAAGACCGCTTTCCAGCCGCCCGCGGCCCCGACACCGATGACATTTGTTACGCCACGCAGAACCGGCAGAACGCCGTCAAGGCGTTATTGGCCGACAT from Immundisolibacter sp. includes these protein-coding regions:
- the ispH gene encoding 4-hydroxy-3-methylbut-2-enyl diphosphate reductase; amino-acid sequence: MQAILAEPRGFCAGVVRAIDIVERALELYGPPVYVLHEIVHNPHVVDGLRARGAIFVETVDEIPPGARAIFSAHGVADSVVAAAAERGLRSIDATCPLVTRVHGRAQRYANQDYDVVIVGHVGHPEVEGTRGSVNGRVHVVGEPQEVAGLVVKDPARVAYVTQTTLSLDDTREVIDALKDRFPAARGPDTDDICYATQNRQNAVKALLADIDVLLVVGARNSSNSNRLREVGTRAGKPAWLVNDASELDPTWFKPESRVGITAGASTPQRLVDEVLERLRSLGLDAVHTQAADAEEAIFRLPPELARPGRGRLPADLR